The DNA region AGGTTTATCTTTCCTATTACTATTCCTTTTCTGATTCATCCCTAAATTCCCTTTTTAGAAATCCTGAAAGCTCAAGAGGTCTCTATGTTACCTTTTCTTTAAGATTCTGGGATTATCCTTTCAATATTTTGAGAAATAAAATCAGAAGGGATTTTGAAAATGAAAACTTTAAGAGAATTTATCTTTTATCTAAAATTAATTATGAAAAGGCAAAAAGAGAAATAGAAATTTCAAAAAAAGCACTTGATATATCAAAAGAAAAACTTAAAAACTCTGAGATCGGATATAAGTATGCAGAAGAGAGTTTTAAACTGGGAAAGTTATCCTCAATTGAATTAAGGCAGGCTGAAGAGAATTTAAAAAATTCTGAAGTTGATTATATTAATTCTCTTTATAACTATAAACTTTCTGTATCCTTTTATCTTTATTTAACAGGAAATTTAACTTATAAAGGTGGAGAAATAAAATGAAGAAAATTTTAATAATATCAGGAATAATTTTTTTACTCATAATTTTAATTTTTCTCAACTTAAAAACTGGAAAAAAGGAAAAATTTGTTGAAATTGAGGTGGTAAAAAAGGGTTTTATATCAGAAAGTGTCAAAACTTACGGAACTATTGAAGCTTACAAACAGGTAGAAATCAGTTCTGAAGTTATAGGGAAAATAAAAAAAATTTTTTTTAATAAAGGAGATTTTGTTAAAGGAGGTGATCTTCTATGTATTATTGATCCATCTGAGTATGAAACTCAAAAAGAAAAAATAAAATTAATGTTAGAGGAGGATTTGTATAAGTTAAAAATGGCAAGAATTAATTTTGATAGGGAAAAAAATTTATATGAAAAAAATTTAATCTCACAAAAAGAATTTGAAAATGCTGAAGCAAATCTTAAGGCAATTTCCTTTAAGGTAAAAGAAGATAGTTTTAGTTTAAAAGAAATAGAAAACAGATTGTCAAAATGTTATATAAGGTCCCCTATTGATGGAGAGGTTATTGAGGTTTATAAAAAGGAAGGGGAAATCGTTATTGCAGGGACAGTTAATAATCCAGCATCTGTTATAATGATAATTGCTGATAGGAGTAAGATGATAGTAAAATGTGAAATCGATGAAACTGAAATTCCTAAAATAAAAAGAGGGCAGAGGGTAAACATAAAAGTAGATGCATTTCCCGACACAATTTTTAAAGGTGAAGTTGCAAGAGTTGGTGGATTTGTTAGTTCTTCTTTTAGTTCTAATTTAAATAGAACTACTGAGACTCCAAAATTTCAAGTAGAAATTGATATGTTAGAAAAAAATGATTTTCTTATTCCAGGTATGAGTGCTTCCTGTGAGATTATAACAGCAGAAAAGGATAGTGCAATTACACTCCCTTATTCTGCTCTTGGTAGAGAAAAAGCTGAAAAGATGGAATCAGAAAACAGAGAGCCCAAAACTTTTGTTTTCCTTATTAAAAACTCAAAAGCAAAAAAACAATATGTTAAAACAGGTATAAAAGGTCTCACAAGAATTGAAATTGTAAAGGGACTTAATGTTTCCGATACAGTAATAACAGGACCTGAAGATATTTTAAAAAAACTTAAGGATGGTGAAAAAGTAAAAATTAAATCAGAAAAAGAAAAGAAAAAGTCAAAGACAAAATGATTTTAATTGAACTTTTGGATGTTAAAAGAATTTATATTATGGGAAAAACTTTTATTAATGCTTTAGATGGCATAACACTTAGAGTTGAAAGAGGAGAGTATATTGCAATTATGGGTCCATCAGGTTCTGGAAAAAGCACTCTTTTACATATAATTGGATTTCTTGATAGACCTACTGAAGGTAAATATATTTTTAAAGGTAAGGACATATCAAATTATTCAGAGGATGAACTTGCTGAAATAAGAAACAGGGAAGTGGGTTTTGTTTTTCAATCTTTTCATCTTATTCCGAGAATAACTGCAATAGAGAATGTTGAGTTACCTTTGATATATATGGGTCTTCCAAAAACAAAGAGAAAGGAGCTTGCTGAATATTATTTAAAAGAAGTCGGACTTTATGAAAGAAGGAATCACAGACCTCATGAACTTTCAGGAGGAGAAATGCAAAGGGTAGCAATAGCAAGAGCACTTGTGGGAGGAGCTGAAATTTTACTTGCTGATGAACCAACAGGTAATCTTGATACAAAGTCCGGGAATGAAATTTTAGATATTTTTGACAGGTTAAGTGGATTGGGCAAAACAGTAATTGTAGTAACCCATGACCCTGATGTATCAAAGAGAGCAAGAAGAATTATCTATTTAAGAGATGGTAAAATAGAAAGAGAAGAATTGCAATAATCTATTTTTAATTCTTACAATTTATTATGAAAATAAAGGATTTAAAAGCTTATGAAGTTCTTGATTCAAGGGGTAATCCTACCCTGAAAGTTGTATGTATCCTTGAAAATGGTGCTAAAGGTTCTGCTTTTGTTCCATCCGGGGCTTCAACAGGAACTTTTGAGGCACTTGAACTAAGGGATGGTGATAAAAAAAGGTTTCTTGGAAAAGGTGTTTTAAAAGCCATAAGTTCTGTTGAAAATGAGATTGCTCCAAGAATAAAAGATATGGAGGTTTTTGAACAGAGAAAAATTGATGAGCTTATGATAAATCTTGATGGAACGGAAAATAAATCAAGGCTTGGAGCAAACGCTATTCTTGGTGTTTCTCTTGCTGTTGCAAGGGCAGCAGCCCATGTAGCAGGTGTTCCTCTTTTTAGGTACATTGGTGGCGTAAATGCTAATTTTTTACCTATTCCTATGATGAATTTTATAAACGGTGGTGTTCATGCAGATAATCCACTTGATATTCAGGAATTTATGATAGTTCCAATTGGATTTTCTACCTTTAAAGATGCATTAAGAGCAGGTTCTGAAGTTTATCACACTTTGAAAATTTTACTTAAAGAGAATGGTTTACAAACTTCAGTGGGAGATGAGGGTGGTTTTGCACCTTTTATAGAAAATACAAAAAAAGCTCTTGATTTTATCCTTAAAGCCATAGAAAGGGCTGGATATAAACCAGGAAAAGAAATTTATCTTGCATTGGACGTTGCGGCTACTGAGTTATGGAATAAGGAGGAAGGAACTTACAGGCTTGAAGGAAAAGAACTAAATTTTGATGAACTGATGAAGTTTTATTCAGATATAATAAAGAATTATCCTATTTTTTCAATTGAAGATCCTCTTGCAGAAGAAGACTGGGAAGCATGGAAAATTTTTACCTCTGAATTTAAGGATAAAATAATGATAGTTGGGGATGATATCTTTGTTACAAATGAAAAAAGATTTTCAAAAGGAATAAAAGAAAGTATAGCAAATGCCATTCTAATAAAATTAAATCAGATAGGAACTTTAACAGAAACCCTTGATGTTATAAATATGGCTAAGTCAAATAATTATAACACTGTTATTTCCCATAGATCAGGTGAAACTGAAGATACCTTTATATCAGATTTATCAGTTGGTACCAGTTCCCTTTTTATAAAAACAGGTGCAGTTGCAAGAGGGGAAAGAACCTGTAAATATAATAGATTACTTGAAATTGAAAGTGAGTATAAGGGAATTTTCTGGGGAAAAAAATTAACTCTGTGAAAAACAGAAATTTTATATCTTTTATTCTTTTAATGCTTTTAATTTTATATTTTTTAATATTTGATAATTACGGAGTTTTAAAATACATTTCTCTTAATAATGAAATTAAAAAAATAGAAGAAAAGAAAAATTTTATATTAGCAAAACAGATACTTTATAAGGAAAGAATTAAATTTTTAAAATCAGACCTTGGTAAAAGGTTAAAAAAATATTTTTAATATGAAAAGGGAGGGGATTATGGCTAAAATATTGGATGGTAAACTTGTTTCTTCTGAGTGGAGAAAAGAAATACATGAGAAAGTTCTTGAACTTAAAGAAAAAGGAATAACCCCTTTTTTAAATGTTTTTCTTATCGGTGATAACCCTGCTTCACTTTTATATGTAAAAAATAAAAAACAAACTGCTGAGAAGATTGACATAAAGTGTGAAATAATACATTTTCCAGGTGATATATCTAAAGAAAAATTAAAAGAAGAAATTAAAATAAAAGGGGAAGACAAAAATGTTCACGGTATAATAGTTCAACTTCCTCTGCCAAATCATCTTGACCCTGAAGAGATTGCTGAGTTTATACCACCTGAAAAGGATGTTGACGGTTTTACTCCCTATAATCTTGGAAAACTTGTTAGAGGTGATCCTGTTTTTATTCCTGCAACCCCTTATGGAATTCTAAAAATTCTTGATTATTATAAAATATCTGTTACAGGAAAACATGTTGTAATTGTTGGAAGAAGTAACATTGTCGGAAAACCAATGGCTCTCTCTTTATTACTCAAAGGAAGAGATGCAACAGTTACAGTCTGTCATTCAAAAACTGAAAATTTGAATAAAATAACACAGGAAGCAGATATTTTGATAGTTGCAGCAGGTGTTAAAAGATTAATTAAGAAAGATTTTGTTAGAGAGGGACAGGTTGTTATAGATGTGGGTATTCATAAGGAAGGAGATTCTTGGATAGGTGATGTAGATTTTGAAGAGGTAAAGGATATTGTTGATTATATAACACCTGTTCCAGGAGGTGTGGGTCCGATGACAGTTGCGGGTTTACTTGCAAATACCTGTAAAAGTGCAGAACTCTTAATTAAAAATGGACGATATAACTAAAAGGGTAGAAGAGATTTTTGTAATTCACGATTCTTACATAAAGAAGGGAAAAACTATTTATATAGGTTATTTTATCACACCTGATGTAAGGGAAGGATTATTTTATCTGAAAGAGAGATTAAAGGAAATAAATTATGTTCCATCTATTTATAAATTAAAGGGAGTCTATTATGCTCTTGAAGTTCATCCTGAATACAAATTAAAGACAAAGGATTTCATTGTGCCTCTTATTTTGTTTTTATTAACAGTAATAACAACAATGTTTGCTGGTTCAATGCATTATCTTGCTGATTTTGAAAAATTTTTGAAGGAATTTCCAAAATCCCTTTTATACGGTTTTCCTTTTTCCTTTGCACTTCTTTCAATTCTTTTATCGCATGAAATGGGTCATTTTTTAACAAGCAGAAAATATGGAGTTGAAGCAACTCTTCCTTATTTTATACCTGTTCCCCATCCCCTTGTGGGAACTTTTGGTGCTTTTATAAAAATGAAATCAACAATTCCTGATAAAAAAACTCTTTTAAGAATAGGAGCTGCAGGTCCATTATCAGGAATAATAGTTTCAATTCCCTTTACTATCTGGGGTATACTTAACTCAAAAGTAGTTACAGGAAGAGGGGAAGGAGGTTTATTTCTGGGTGATCCCCTTTTATTTAAGTTTCTTTTTTCCATAATAAGAAAAGATATTCCACCTGATGCAAATGTTTTACTTCATCCTGTTGCCTTTGCTGGATGGATTGGTTTTTTTGTAACAGCAATGAACCTATTACCCTTTTCACAGCTTGACGGTGGTCATATAATCTATGCTTTAGTTGGTGAAAAGTTTCAAATTATTCAATTTTTTCTATTTCCCTTTTTAATTTTAATGGGATTTTTCTGGCCCGGCTGGTTTTTCTGGGGATTTTTGCTTCTTTTATTCGGACTAAGACATCCACCCCCAATAGATAATATAACACCTCTTGAAAGAAAAGATAAGATAATAGGAATTATCTGTATTCTTGTTTTTATATTAACCTTTCACCCTGTTCCTTTCAGTGTGAGAATTTAGAAAAGATGAAGAAAAACCGCAGGGTATTGTGGGAACCTGATAAAGAAATTATTGAAAATTCAAATATTAAAAAATTTATTGAGTATGTGAATAGAAGGGAAAATTTAAATTTTAAAGATTATTTTTCTCTTTATGATTTTTCAGTTCAAAACATAGAAAAATTCTGGGAGCTTTTATGGGATTATGTTTCTATAATTTATTCCCAAAAATTTTCTTATATTGTTGATGATTTAAAAAATTTCCCTGGTGCAAAATGGTTTTTGGGTGCTAAATTTAATTATGCTGAAAATTTATTAAGGTTAAAGGATGAAAAAATTTGTTTTGTAGAAATTAGAGAAGATGGTGAAAGGAGGGAGATTTCTTATAAAAAACTCTATGAACTTACTTCCCTTTTAAATTCTGCTTTAAAAAAGATTGGATTAAGAGAAGGAGATAGAGTAGCTGCCTATATGCCGAATATATACGAAACCCCACTTTTTTTACTTGCCTCTTCATCCCTTGGGGCAGTTTGGTCTTCCTGTGGAACAGAAGTTGGTATTAAAGGTGTTATTGATAGATTTTCTCAAATTGAACCGAAGATTTTATTCACTGTTGATTCTTATATTTATAAGGGAAAAAAGTACGATAATCTTGAAAGAATTAAGGAGATTTTAAATTATTTACCTTCTGTTGAAAAAGTTATTGTTGTAAATTACACGAATGAAAAGAAGGATATTTCCTTTATCAAAAATGCAATTTATTTTCATGATTTTATTAAGGATGAAAAGTTTAAGGATATAGAATTTATTCAGGTTTCCTATGAACATCCTCTTTTTATAATGTTTTCTTCTGGAACAACAGGAAAACCTAAATGTATTGTGCAGAGTGGAATGGGTGTTTTAATAAATCATCTAAAGGAATTAATTTTACATACAGATTTAAAAAGAAGTGATGTTATAACATATATAACAAGTCCTTCCTGGATGATGTGGAACTGGTTAATGAGTTCTTTATTTGTTGGTTCAAAAATTGTTCTTTATGATGGAAATCCCCTTTATCCTGATGAGGGAAGGATGTTTGAGCTTATTGAGGAAGAGAGAATAACGATTTTTGGTTTAAGTGCTTCTTATATCAATCATCTAAAAAATAATAACTTTAGGGCAAAGGGAAAGTACAATTTAAAAACATTAAGAGAAATATCACAGACCGGGTCGCCCCTGTCTGAAGAAGGATTTATATTTGTATATGAAAATATAAAAGATGATTTATGGTTAAATTCAATTTCAGGTGGAACGGATATAAACGGTTGTTTTGCTGCTGGAAGCCCTACTTTAAAAGTTCATGCAGGTGAGCTGCAGGGAAGGGCACTTGGTATGAAGGTGAGTGTTTACGATGAAAAAGGTGAACCTATCTATGATAAAGTTGGAGAACTCGTATGTGAGGCTCCTTCTCCATCTATGCCTTTATATTTCTGGGGGGATAAGGATTTCAAAAAATATAGAGAAACCTATTTTGAATTTTTTAAAAATAAAAATGTCTGGAGACACGGTGATTATGTTATATTACATTCAGAGACACAGGGTTTAACATTTCTGGGAAGGTCAGATTCTACTTTAAAAATTCAGGGAGTAAGGATAGGAACTTCAGAGATTTATAATGTGGTAGAAGAGATAAAAGAAATAGAGGATAGTCTTGCTGTTTCCAAAAAATATGGTGATGAGGAAAGATTGATTTTATTTGTAAAATTAAAAAAAGGTTATTCTTTGAATCAGGAATTGATTGAAAGGATAAAGAGGGAACTTAAAGAAAAGGCTTCACCAAGGCATGTTCCCTTTAAGATAATTGAGGCGCCCGATATTCCCTATACCTTTAATATGAAAAAAGTTGAAATTGCAGTTAAAAATATTTTGAATGGAATTAAAATTACAAATAAAAATTCAATAATAAACCCTTCTTCTCTTAAATTTTTTGAAAAAACAAGCAAAGAAATTTAAAGTAACTATTTAAATCCAGGATATATGATATATATTGAAAGAGCTATTCCCATTATATCCCATATTAAATCTTTGAAACTGAAAAAGTTTTTTTTCTTCTTATCCCATATTTCTTTTCCTATTGAGGCTGTGAGGGGTATTGAAGTAGAAATGTATAATGCTTTTTCTTTTTTCAACTTAAAAGAATAATATGATTCAAAGTATAAAAAATTTGTTAATAATAAATTAAAGTAAAAGTGTTTAAATTTATCTTCGGAAAAAAAATAATCACCTCTCTTTGTCCTTAAAGACTCCTGATTGGTAGAAATTAGTAAATTGAAAAATAAAAAGTTTATCATTTCTTATTTTAAGGTAATTTATAGGACTAAGTTAAAAATTTGGTTAGAATGGATATTGAAAATGAAAGTTTTTTATGATATAATAATAATTCATCGCGGGGTGGAGCAGTGGTAGCTCGTGGGGCTCATAACCCCAAGGTCGCAGGTTCAAATCCTGCCCCCGCAATTTTATTGTTTCTTCATGGCTATTCCTGAAATCACAGATAAGGATTTTGAAGAAAAAGTTTTAAAATCAACTAAACCCTGTGTTGTTGATTTCTGGGCTGAGTGGTGCCATCCATGTAAAATGATTGAGCCCTCAATGGAAGAATTATATTCTGAATATAAGGACAGGGTTAATTTTTATAAAATTAATGTGGATGATAACTCTGAGACTCCTTCAAAATTTTATGTTATGAGTATTCCAACACTGCTTTTCGTTAAAAATGGAGAAGTTGTAGATAGAATCATAGGAGCTGTTCCTAAAAGCACAATAGAAGAAAGAATTAAAGACCTTCTTTAAAATTGAATTTAGAAAAAGAAGTTGAAAGAATTTTAGAACTGGCAAGACTTCAAAAAAAAGAAAAATATATTGAACATTTTATAAAGATTTTAGAATTTTTTAAAAAAATTGATGAGCTTGATTTAAAAGAAGAAAAACCATTTTTTTACCTTGAACATTTACAAACAGATTTGAGAGAAGATAAAGTTTCAGATTTTAAAGATAGAGAACTTTTATTTAAAAACTCACCTCTTAAAAAAGGGAACTTCTTTGTCACAGAAAGTCCCATTGAGTAAGGTTAAGGAGATTATTTCCCTTTATCAGAATAAAAAAGCATTACCATCTGAAGTAGTAAAAGAATATTTTGAAAAAGCAAAGAAAAATGAATTTAATTCCTTTATAACTTTAAATGAAAATATCTTTGAGGAAATAGAAATACTTGATAAAAAAGTAAAGGAGGGTAAAATTGAGGGAAGGCTTTTTGGTATCCCAGTCTCAGTTAAAGATAACATTCTTGTTAAAGGATTAAAATGCACATGTGCTTCTCGGATGCTTGAAAATTACATTGCTCCTTATGATGCCACATGTATAGAAAGAATAAAAAAGGAAAATGCCATTATAATTGGTAAAACCAATATGGATGAATTTGCTATGGGTTCTTCAAATGAATACTCCTTTTTTGGACCTGCAAGCAATCCTTTTGATAAAGAAAGAGTTCCTGGTGGCTCTTCCGGTGGCTCAGCAATTTCAGTTGCCAATAATGAGTCTATCTTATCCCTTGGCTCTGATACAGGAGGTTCAATAAGATTGCCAGCTTCTTTCTGTGGAGTTTATGGTTTGAAACCAACTTATGGAGCAGTGTCAAGATATGGACTTGTTGCTTTTGCTTCCTCTCTTGATCAGATAGGACCTTTTTCTAAAAATATTGAAGACCTTGAAATAATTTTTAATGTGATAAAAGGAAAAGATGAAAGGGATAAAACAAGTTTCAATTTACCTGAGGAAAAAAGAATTTTACAATTTCCCTTAAAAATAGGAGTTTTAAGAGATTCTTTCTCAGAAGATGTTGATGGGGAAATTAAGATTCACCTTGATGAGTTTATTAAAACTCTTGAAAAGGAAAAAATAGCAATAGTTAAAGAATTTGAAATGGAAACTTTCCAGTATGCGATTCCTGTTTATTATATAATAGCCTGTGCAGAAGCATCATCAAATCTTGCAAGATATGATGGGGTTTTATATGGTTATAAATCAGAAAGTGAAAATTTATGGGAAATGTATGAAAAAACAAGAACAGAAGGATTTGGAGAGGAGGTAAAAAGAAGAATTTTGCTTGGAACATTTGTTTTGAGAAGCGGGTATTATGAGGAATATTATTTAAAGGCTCAGAAGATAAGAACAAAAATTTTAAAAGA from candidate division WOR-3 bacterium includes:
- a CDS encoding efflux RND transporter periplasmic adaptor subunit, encoding MKKILIISGIIFLLIILIFLNLKTGKKEKFVEIEVVKKGFISESVKTYGTIEAYKQVEISSEVIGKIKKIFFNKGDFVKGGDLLCIIDPSEYETQKEKIKLMLEEDLYKLKMARINFDREKNLYEKNLISQKEFENAEANLKAISFKVKEDSFSLKEIENRLSKCYIRSPIDGEVIEVYKKEGEIVIAGTVNNPASVIMIIADRSKMIVKCEIDETEIPKIKRGQRVNIKVDAFPDTIFKGEVARVGGFVSSSFSSNLNRTTETPKFQVEIDMLEKNDFLIPGMSASCEIITAEKDSAITLPYSALGREKAEKMESENREPKTFVFLIKNSKAKKQYVKTGIKGLTRIEIVKGLNVSDTVITGPEDILKKLKDGEKVKIKSEKEKKKSKTK
- a CDS encoding ABC transporter ATP-binding protein; translation: MILIELLDVKRIYIMGKTFINALDGITLRVERGEYIAIMGPSGSGKSTLLHIIGFLDRPTEGKYIFKGKDISNYSEDELAEIRNREVGFVFQSFHLIPRITAIENVELPLIYMGLPKTKRKELAEYYLKEVGLYERRNHRPHELSGGEMQRVAIARALVGGAEILLADEPTGNLDTKSGNEILDIFDRLSGLGKTVIVVTHDPDVSKRARRIIYLRDGKIEREELQ
- the eno gene encoding phosphopyruvate hydratase, producing the protein MKIKDLKAYEVLDSRGNPTLKVVCILENGAKGSAFVPSGASTGTFEALELRDGDKKRFLGKGVLKAISSVENEIAPRIKDMEVFEQRKIDELMINLDGTENKSRLGANAILGVSLAVARAAAHVAGVPLFRYIGGVNANFLPIPMMNFINGGVHADNPLDIQEFMIVPIGFSTFKDALRAGSEVYHTLKILLKENGLQTSVGDEGGFAPFIENTKKALDFILKAIERAGYKPGKEIYLALDVAATELWNKEEGTYRLEGKELNFDELMKFYSDIIKNYPIFSIEDPLAEEDWEAWKIFTSEFKDKIMIVGDDIFVTNEKRFSKGIKESIANAILIKLNQIGTLTETLDVINMAKSNNYNTVISHRSGETEDTFISDLSVGTSSLFIKTGAVARGERTCKYNRLLEIESEYKGIFWGKKLTL
- a CDS encoding tetrahydrofolate dehydrogenase/cyclohydrolase catalytic domain-containing protein, giving the protein MAKILDGKLVSSEWRKEIHEKVLELKEKGITPFLNVFLIGDNPASLLYVKNKKQTAEKIDIKCEIIHFPGDISKEKLKEEIKIKGEDKNVHGIIVQLPLPNHLDPEEIAEFIPPEKDVDGFTPYNLGKLVRGDPVFIPATPYGILKILDYYKISVTGKHVVIVGRSNIVGKPMALSLLLKGRDATVTVCHSKTENLNKITQEADILIVAAGVKRLIKKDFVREGQVVIDVGIHKEGDSWIGDVDFEEVKDIVDYITPVPGGVGPMTVAGLLANTCKSAELLIKNGRYN
- a CDS encoding site-2 protease family protein, which encodes MDDITKRVEEIFVIHDSYIKKGKTIYIGYFITPDVREGLFYLKERLKEINYVPSIYKLKGVYYALEVHPEYKLKTKDFIVPLILFLLTVITTMFAGSMHYLADFEKFLKEFPKSLLYGFPFSFALLSILLSHEMGHFLTSRKYGVEATLPYFIPVPHPLVGTFGAFIKMKSTIPDKKTLLRIGAAGPLSGIIVSIPFTIWGILNSKVVTGRGEGGLFLGDPLLFKFLFSIIRKDIPPDANVLLHPVAFAGWIGFFVTAMNLLPFSQLDGGHIIYALVGEKFQIIQFFLFPFLILMGFFWPGWFFWGFLLLLFGLRHPPPIDNITPLERKDKIIGIICILVFILTFHPVPFSVRI
- a CDS encoding acetoacetate--CoA ligase — encoded protein: MKKNRRVLWEPDKEIIENSNIKKFIEYVNRRENLNFKDYFSLYDFSVQNIEKFWELLWDYVSIIYSQKFSYIVDDLKNFPGAKWFLGAKFNYAENLLRLKDEKICFVEIREDGERREISYKKLYELTSLLNSALKKIGLREGDRVAAYMPNIYETPLFLLASSSLGAVWSSCGTEVGIKGVIDRFSQIEPKILFTVDSYIYKGKKYDNLERIKEILNYLPSVEKVIVVNYTNEKKDISFIKNAIYFHDFIKDEKFKDIEFIQVSYEHPLFIMFSSGTTGKPKCIVQSGMGVLINHLKELILHTDLKRSDVITYITSPSWMMWNWLMSSLFVGSKIVLYDGNPLYPDEGRMFELIEEERITIFGLSASYINHLKNNNFRAKGKYNLKTLREISQTGSPLSEEGFIFVYENIKDDLWLNSISGGTDINGCFAAGSPTLKVHAGELQGRALGMKVSVYDEKGEPIYDKVGELVCEAPSPSMPLYFWGDKDFKKYRETYFEFFKNKNVWRHGDYVILHSETQGLTFLGRSDSTLKIQGVRIGTSEIYNVVEEIKEIEDSLAVSKKYGDEERLILFVKLKKGYSLNQELIERIKRELKEKASPRHVPFKIIEAPDIPYTFNMKKVEIAVKNILNGIKITNKNSIINPSSLKFFEKTSKEI
- the trxA gene encoding thioredoxin, coding for MAIPEITDKDFEEKVLKSTKPCVVDFWAEWCHPCKMIEPSMEELYSEYKDRVNFYKINVDDNSETPSKFYVMSIPTLLFVKNGEVVDRIIGAVPKSTIEERIKDLL
- a CDS encoding Asp-tRNA(Asn)/Glu-tRNA(Gln) amidotransferase subunit GatC — protein: MNLEKEVERILELARLQKKEKYIEHFIKILEFFKKIDELDLKEEKPFFYLEHLQTDLREDKVSDFKDRELLFKNSPLKKGNFFVTESPIE
- the gatA gene encoding Asp-tRNA(Asn)/Glu-tRNA(Gln) amidotransferase subunit GatA — encoded protein: MSKVKEIISLYQNKKALPSEVVKEYFEKAKKNEFNSFITLNENIFEEIEILDKKVKEGKIEGRLFGIPVSVKDNILVKGLKCTCASRMLENYIAPYDATCIERIKKENAIIIGKTNMDEFAMGSSNEYSFFGPASNPFDKERVPGGSSGGSAISVANNESILSLGSDTGGSIRLPASFCGVYGLKPTYGAVSRYGLVAFASSLDQIGPFSKNIEDLEIIFNVIKGKDERDKTSFNLPEEKRILQFPLKIGVLRDSFSEDVDGEIKIHLDEFIKTLEKEKIAIVKEFEMETFQYAIPVYYIIACAEASSNLARYDGVLYGYKSESENLWEMYEKTRTEGFGEEVKRRILLGTFVLRSGYYEEYYLKAQKIRTKILKEFMKNFENFDLLLMPVSPTLPFKKGEKLKDPIKMYLSDIFTVSINLSGLPAIAFPYRFSKSGLPVGFQFVGKFFDEYLFFELLKRIENIF